The following proteins come from a genomic window of Crateriforma spongiae:
- a CDS encoding rhomboid family intramembrane serine protease — MRKIGTLSQPRDARRFCDYLLTRQIDATWEQESDGCDVWIRDESDVEAARTELGTFRQDPGAPRYDVGDQVKKIRSEQAKQQQRMQKNIRSVPTGGPGMGRMRQANIPLTIGIIAISVLASFGTNFGNVDWADPRNADFRDNLSLETKSYLAMSFVDRYDYATLQSERGEVVDWTVFATADGGDSLASLKKGQVWRLITPMFLHGSVIHLLFNMLWIYTLGSSLERLHGSLFFAGLVLVSQIAGMLVQVLLPDWLPPSLQGSPFAIGASGAVFGLFGYIWIRPKVEALYPIRMPPQNVMLMLGWLVICMTPLIGNVANGAHLGGLLGGVAAAYLWPGRVT; from the coding sequence ATGCGAAAAATCGGGACTCTTTCACAGCCCAGGGACGCCCGCCGGTTTTGCGACTATCTGTTAACACGCCAGATCGACGCGACGTGGGAACAGGAATCCGACGGATGCGACGTCTGGATCCGTGACGAATCGGACGTGGAAGCGGCCCGAACCGAACTCGGCACGTTCCGCCAAGACCCGGGTGCCCCCCGCTATGACGTGGGTGATCAGGTCAAAAAAATTCGCAGCGAGCAGGCCAAACAGCAACAGCGGATGCAGAAGAACATCCGTTCGGTACCCACCGGCGGTCCGGGGATGGGACGCATGCGTCAGGCGAACATCCCGCTGACCATCGGGATCATTGCAATTTCGGTCCTGGCCAGCTTTGGGACCAACTTTGGCAACGTCGATTGGGCGGATCCCCGGAACGCCGATTTTCGGGACAACCTCTCGTTGGAAACCAAAAGTTATTTGGCGATGTCGTTTGTCGACCGCTACGACTATGCAACCTTGCAAAGCGAACGTGGTGAAGTGGTCGACTGGACGGTGTTCGCGACCGCGGACGGTGGCGACAGCTTGGCATCGTTAAAAAAGGGCCAAGTTTGGCGTCTGATCACACCGATGTTTTTGCACGGCAGCGTGATTCACCTGCTGTTCAACATGCTGTGGATCTACACCTTGGGGTCGTCGCTGGAACGACTGCACGGGTCGCTGTTTTTCGCCGGTCTGGTGCTGGTCAGCCAGATCGCGGGAATGCTGGTGCAGGTGCTGCTGCCCGACTGGTTGCCCCCGTCGTTGCAAGGATCACCGTTCGCCATCGGTGCCTCCGGTGCAGTGTTCGGACTGTTCGGATACATCTGGATTCGTCCGAAGGTCGAAGCCCTGTACCCGATCCGCATGCCACCCCAGAACGTCATGCTGATGCTGGGATGGCTGGTGATTTGCATGACGCCACTGATCGGCAACGTTGCCAACGGCGCTCACTTGGGCGGATTACTGGGCGGCGTCGCTGCCGC